Proteins encoded within one genomic window of Eleutherodactylus coqui strain aEleCoq1 chromosome 1, aEleCoq1.hap1, whole genome shotgun sequence:
- the CLIC4 gene encoding chloride intracellular channel protein 4: MSVSVPQNGLQEDKDNLIELFVKAGIDGESIGNCPFSQRLFMILWLKGVVFNVTTVDLKRKPADLQNLAPGTHPPFITYNHEVKTDVNKIEEFLEEVLCPPKYRKLAARHPESNTAGMDIFAKFSAYIKNSRPDGNEGLERGLLKTLQKLDEYLNSPLPDEIDENSIEDVTVSNRKFLDGDDMTLADCNLLPKLHIVKVVTKKYRNFDIPKSMTGIWRYLSNAYSRDEFINTCPCDREIEIAYGDVAKRLTK; this comes from the exons GCTGGCATTGATGGGGAGAGCATCGGAAACTGCCCCTTCTCACAAAGACTTTTTATGATCTTGTGGCTTAAAGGAGTCGTGTTCAATGTGACAACAGTTGACTTAAAGAG aaaACCAGCAGACTTACAAAATCTTGCCCCTGGAACACACCCACCGTTTATAACCTACAACCATGAAGTAAAGACTGATGTGAATAAGATAGAGGAGTTTTTGGAAGAGGTGCTCTGCCCTCCAAA gtATCGAAAGTTGGCGGCAAGGCACCCGGAGTCTAACACAGCTGGCATGGACATATTTGCTAAATTTTCAGCATATATCAAGAACTCCCGCCCAGATGGCAATGAAG GACTGGAAAGAGGATTGCTAAAAACGTTGCAGAAGCTTGATGAGTACCTGAACTCTCCTTTACCCGATGAGATTGATGAGAATAGTATTGAAGATGTAACAGTTTCCAACAGGAAATTCTTAGATGGTGATGACATGACTCTGGCTGATTGCAACCTTTTGCCAAAGCTCCATATAGTCAAG GTGGTGACCAAAAAATACAGGAACTTTGATATCCCAAAATCGATGACTGGGATCTGGAGATATTTGAGCAATGCCTACAGCAGAGACGAATTTATCAACACATGTCCATGTGACCGAGAGATAGAAATCGCATATGGAGACGTAGCCAAAAGACTCACCAAATGA